The following DNA comes from Candidatus Woesearchaeota archaeon.
TTTCATCCTCGTGGAAGTCCATTACGCACTGCTTCCCCGCAAGATCTTCTGAAATCATTCCTGCGCCGAGGAGCAGGTTGTCTGAGAATGTTGTCTTTCCGTGGTCAATGTGGGCTGAGGTGCATATGTTTCTGATATGCTCCGGCTCTTTCATAAGCCTCATGACCTTGTCAACCATTTTTTCTGTCATAATTATTTCACCTATGCTGTGTTTATTTTCCAATAATTTTTCTGATAATGATTTTTTCTTTTATTGTACCTGATTTTCGTAAACTGTCCTATATGCATAAATCTCGTTGATATTAAACCAGAGGTAGATTTCCTTTTCTGCTTCTGCCTTGCTTCCGGATGCGTGTATCAGGTTTCTTCCGCCGAAGCCCCTTTTTGTTGCATATCCCATGCTTATTGGCGAGAAGTCGCCCCTTATTGTTCCCGGAGGCGCCCTGTGGGGGGAGGTTGTTCCGCACATCTTTCTCACTATTTCAACTGCATGGACTCCCTCAAGCACTATTGCAATAATTGGCGCTTCAGTTGAGAATTTTATAAGGTCTTCCC
Coding sequences within:
- a CDS encoding nucleoside-diphosphate kinase (catalyzes the formation of nucleoside triphosphate from ATP and nucleoside diphosphate) — its product is MAEASKEKVEERNSFIEHTLVLMKPDAVQRGIVGKIVERFENVGLKIVAMKMIKANIDLAMKHYPKEMMPILGSKTLKDWDEMGIKTEMTADELGKMAWEDLIKFSTEAPIIAIVLEGVHAVEIVRKMCGTTSPHRAPPGTIRGDFSPISMGYATKRGFGGRNLIHASGSKAEAEKEIYLWFNINEIYAYRTVYENQVQ